The window CTTCTCAGTAAATAAATTGTCACAATTTATGCACTCCCCGTCTGAAGTACACTGGAAAGCACTCAAACGAGTGCTTAGGTATCTGCAAGGAACAATTCATCTTGGTCTTCGCATTCAGAAAGCCAATGATTTTAAACTCCACATGTACGCTGACGCAGATTGGGCTGGCGATGTCAGTGATCGCGCCTCCTCTACTGGATACATTCTGTTTTTCGGACAAAATCCTGTAAGCTGGTCATCTAGGAAACAACGGACAGTTGCTCGCTCATCAACTGAAGCTGAGTATCGTGCAGTTGCAAGTGCAGTGGCTGAAACAAATTGGGTGACAAATCTGCTGCACGAACTAAATGTTTCAATTCCACAAGCACCAATCATCTACTGTGACAATATTGGTGCAACGTATCTGTGCGAAAATCCGGTTTTCCATAGCCGTATGAAGCATATTGCTGTGGATTTTCACTTTGTTCGAAAGCAGGTTCAGCAGAAACAAGTGCGCATTGTTCATATACATGTTGCGGATCAGCTCGCGGACACACTCACCAAAGCTCTACCAAAGCCAGCATTTGACAGACACTTATTCAAACTAGGCGTTGTTACACATTGCCTATAAATAGGTGATTCATTAGCATTAACCAAAAAATCATCCCCAAAAAAGAAACACAAATAAACaataacatttaaaaaaaaacagataAAAAAAAGTACAACAAAAAAGATTAAAAATGGAGGCATCAAAGAAGCTTTTTGCATTGTTTCTCGTTTGCATTGTTGTGTTTTCATCATATGTGCATGCCTCTAAATCTGATGAAGAAAGTAATACAGAAGAATTTAGAGAAGCATTTAAAAAAGGATTTGAAGAAGGATTTAATAAAGTCATGAATGAATACCTAGGTTGTTTGAAAGAGTGTGAGAATGAATGCTCCAATGAAGGATTTGTACATGGTCATTGTGAGAAAAAGTGTAGCAGTGATTGCAAGACTAAGGTGCTTAaaggtatatatatttttattttattttttcaaactGCTTTAAATTGTTtttctttgagccgagggtctatcggaaacagtctATCTACCTTctaaggtaggagtaaggtctgcgtacactttataATTTCCAGACCCCACTTTGGGGATTACATGTATGTTGTTGTTTTACCACGTGATAGTACGttaatttttttgaatcaaagtaATATACCTGATAATACAAAGGATTCTTACAGTATATTTTACTGTAATTTAATATGTGATGTTAATTACAGAGTTACAATTTTACtgaatttaaattatatacactGAGAACTTACAAAAACTTTACATGCACTGTATGTAGTTTAGCCTATTGTAACACATTAATGTTTTATCATACATGGTACTACCTTATAAATAATCATAATTGTGCAATTACGAGCTACTTCACCTCGTCAGTGCAAAATTAAATTACTTATATTATTATCAGATTGTTGACTAATTATATTTATCATAAAAATTTACATGTAATTAATTATCATATAATTGACCTGACTATATAGAAAGTTCTCTTGTTTCCATTTTCTAATTTATTATCTTCTATTTTCGCAGCTCAACCCGAGAACCTTAAAATTTTGAAGAATCCTTGAAGATGGACCAAAGGAGGCAAAACATTCCTTGGTATAGAAAATATAGGGAAAGAAGAACAAAGCAGTGGTTtctcatttttattttaatttattcatTCATTATTTACCACTGTACTtggaattttcttttattttttgtcgATAAGATTATATTATATTAATTAACAATAAAAAAATAGGGAGCATTAAGTGTTACAAAAGAGGGAGAGCTCATCTGTGACACTGCTTGTAATTGTCAAGATTCAATAAAATCGTTTGTTTGCTAGTTATTGTTGTTTCTCCCCAGTCAATAGCAGCTAAAttcatttgtttttattttttattttatgtctgCTTAATTTTCTTGATATTTTGGGCAACATTCCTTTTTCGGTTTAATTTTTTAAACACAAACATACAGTTTGAATCAAAATTAATGAGTTTTGTGGAATGCCTAATTATTAGTGTAACTCTGTCCCTAATCTAACTTGGCTGGTGGATCAGTGAATGGTTTGTAAATCAAATCCAAAAGGTTGGAAGAAGTTAcactttcattattttatttGGATCTTAAACATCACAATGGATTGCAAACATTCAGGAACTTTTTTTTTATCTGTATATACAATTACGATATATTATGGGGTGTTATAAACGTATTGCACAGACTTTTTGGTAATGAAAGTTGCTATGTCATTTTgttttaagtgttttttttttttgggcaataAAATGATTTCATTACCAAGTGGAAACAGTTACAGCGCAAATAACCTGAGGTTGGACATTGTCCCAACCTTCAGGATGTTCTTATGCTCATCTATGACTTACTACACTATGGATACCAATTCAGCTGCTGAAACACACTTGCTAGTCTAGGAAATTTTTGACCTCTAAAGACAATTTCTTGCACCAGGTGCCTGATAAGTATTTCTGCTAACCTTTTTTTTACTTTGAAACACTCTTAAGTTCCTTTCCTGCCATAGAAAGTAGATGCCAGCACTTAGCACCATTCTGTACACTTCAGCTTGTGCTGATCTTCCACTATAGTGCCCTGTTGCCCATTGTAGTTCATCTTCCCATTGCATAACTTGTCTATGTATACCCTGCCAATGTAGTAGTCTTTGCCACACCTCTGCTGAAAATTCACACTGGAAAAACAGGTGGTTGACACTCTCATCACACACGCTGCACAATGGACATGTAGTTGCTATTGTCACACCTCACTTTGCGAGTCTATCCCTTGTGTATATTCTGTTGGGTGCTACTAGTCTCAGTAGGAAGATCCACTTTGGTGCACCAACATTGTTACAGACCAACCTCCGCCAAGGTACTTTTTCAAACTGGCCCCTGTGTAGCATATACATCTTGCTAATTGAGAATGTTTCCATGGCTAATAATTGAGACATCTAAAGTCCAGCCTGTTGGACATACTTCCCAGCTTTGACAATCTTTTGCATAAACCAGGAAGCTTGTTTGCATTCGGCCTCCCATATCTTCCCACTTCCCCGATAGTACACATGAACCCACTTTATCCACAATCTGTCCTTTTTCAAACTTAGGTTCCACAGTTGTTTACATATGGTAGCCTTATTCCATATCTCTAAGTAGATGAAATTTACCCCCCAGATGTTTTGGGATAGCATAGTGTATCCCATGCTAATAATGCCTTTTTTGGTTCTGCTTTGTCACATGTCCATCGAAAGTTCTGCAAATGGTAACTATCTTTAATGACCTTCTTTGGCAACACAAATACTTGGGTCCAAAATGTTTGTATAGAGAACAGTACACTCTTGATCAGCAGTTCCCTCCCTGCATACGATAGGAATCTATCCAAGGAGTGACTCTTCCTAGCATCTTCTCCACTAGTAGTTGACATTGGGCAATGGACAGTCTTTTAGAACTCAATGGAATA is drawn from Lycium barbarum isolate Lr01 chromosome 8, ASM1917538v2, whole genome shotgun sequence and contains these coding sequences:
- the LOC132604922 gene encoding uncharacterized protein LOC132604922 — protein: MEASKKLFALFLVCIVVFSSYVHASKSDEESNTEEFREAFKKGFEEGFNKVMNEYLGCLKECENECSNEGFVHGHCEKKCSSDCKTKVLKAQPENLKILKNP